The Thiohalobacter sp. DNA window TCATGCACCTGGGCTTCCACATCTATGATGTCGGGTTCCAGAGCCCCAACGTGGAGGCCGCACGGCCACTGGTCTACGCCACGGCGCTGCTGCTGGTGGTGGTGATCGTGGTGCTGAACCTGGCTGCGATCGCCATCCGCAACCGTTTGCGGGAACAGTACAAGTCCTTCGACCAGGGCTGAGCGCCCGATGCGAGTAAAGACACCCATGAGCGAACAAGGCACACCCACCCATGCATTGGATCCCAGCATCCTGGAGTCCCGTCCCATGCAGCCGCCGGGGCTGGAGCACGAGGATATCTGTCTGGAAGTCCGCGACCTGGATCTCTACTATGGCGAGAAGCAGGCGCTGAAGAAGATCAACATGCGCATTCCGCGGCAGCGGGTGACGGCCTTCATCGGTCCCAGTGGCTGCGGCAAGTCCACCCTGCTTCGGTGTTTCAATCGCATGAACGACCTGGTCGATGGCTGTCGGGTCGAGGGCGCCATCGAGCTCGACGGTCAGGACATCTATGACAAGAGTGTCAACGTCGCCGATCTGCGGCGTCGGGTGGGCATGGTATTCCAGAAGCCCAATCCCTTTCCCAAGAGCATCTACGAGAATGTCGCCTACGGCCTGCGGCTGCAGGGCGTGAACAGCAGGCGCATCCTCGACGAGGTGGTGGAGCGCTCGCTGCGCGGCGCTGCACTCTGGGACGAGGTCAAGGATCGTCTGCACGACAGTGCCATGGGACTGTCCGGTGGTCAGCAGCAGCGCCTGGTCATCGCCCGTGCCATCGCCATAGAGCCCGAAGTGTTGCTGCTCGACGAACCGGCCTCGGCGCTGGATCCGATCTCCACACTGAAGATCGAGGAGCTGATCTACGAGCTGAAGTCCGACTACACCATCGTCATCG harbors:
- the pstB gene encoding phosphate ABC transporter ATP-binding protein PstB; its protein translation is MSEQGTPTHALDPSILESRPMQPPGLEHEDICLEVRDLDLYYGEKQALKKINMRIPRQRVTAFIGPSGCGKSTLLRCFNRMNDLVDGCRVEGAIELDGQDIYDKSVNVADLRRRVGMVFQKPNPFPKSIYENVAYGLRLQGVNSRRILDEVVERSLRGAALWDEVKDRLHDSAMGLSGGQQQRLVIARAIAIEPEVLLLDEPASALDPISTLKIEELIYELKSDYTIVIVTHNMQQAARVSDYTAFMYLGELIEHGDTNTIFTNPAKKMTEDYITGRYG